The sequence ATGACCTTTATTCAATGATGAGAAGTAGTGCCCCTTTATCTACAACTTGCCTGTCTGTGACGAGAACCTTTTTGACTATCCCACCATGAGCTGACCTTATCTCATTCTCCATTTTCATAGCTTCGAGGATCAAAAGTCCGTCGCCCAGCGATATTTTCATTCCTTCCTTAACTTCGCAGCGAACTACCATTCCGGGCATCGGCGACCGTACTTCGATCTGTGAATGAGTCTTCTGAGCATGATTATTTCCAAACCCAGGGGATTTTTTAGTAGAAGGTTCAATGTCTAAGATGTATTTTTTTTGATTGATTAGCACCGAGTATTGTAAATTATTTCTAGATATCAGTCCCCTGAACAGTTTTCCGCCGATCGATACGGTGCAACAGCCAGCGGCAGCGCTGAGGACTTCAGCTTGACATTCCTTGTCATCGAGCGCGAGCGAACCGTCGGTCCCAAAGGTCCAACTGTATTTCCTGCCGTTGACAACAGTGGTGACATTCGCCATTTATAGCTCTTCGTATCTTAGGGTTTTCCATTTACTTGGAGCAAGCATCCGATTTCCAATGCCGGGCGTTGCTTCGCCAGAGGATGAATGATAATCAAATGCTGCAATGTATGAGGCAGCCAATTCTTCCTCGTTCGTGCGAGGCTCTTCGGCCGGCCGAAAGTGCTTTTCGACGAACCGGATGTCGTAGTCCCCCTTCATGAAGGCCGGATGTTTCACCACAAATGAGCAAAACGGAATCGTTGTGCTTACTCCGGAGAGAACGTACTCCGAAAGAGCCCTATCAAGTCGTCTAATAGCTTCCTTCCGGTCAGACCCCCAGACGATGAGTTTTGCAAGAAGCGGGTCGTAAAAGTGAGGGACAGTT is a genomic window of Bacteroidota bacterium containing:
- a CDS encoding biotin/lipoyl-containing protein; the protein is MANVTTVVNGRKYSWTFGTDGSLALDDKECQAEVLSAAAGCCTVSIGGKLFRGLISRNNLQYSVLINQKKYILDIEPSTKKSPGFGNNHAQKTHSQIEVRSPMPGMVVRCEVKEGMKISLGDGLLILEAMKMENEIRSAHGGIVKKVLVTDRQVVDKGALLLIIE